The Anabrus simplex isolate iqAnaSimp1 chromosome 1, ASM4041472v1, whole genome shotgun sequence genome window below encodes:
- the LOC136858582 gene encoding uncharacterized protein isoform X1, with protein MGRTSDEEGETSTRTCKSDDIDDRPLKKARYVWQIKGKYHLKKPEEEKNSPFLSKAKGSEECSRVAANPCAHVDYQDHIPEYDYQLLGTNKVEEMDVKLDENIRISAREDSSASMINPAGNKVNLNHSSQDVPVATRAEISRFFRSHVASTLLLRKWQARQVARCFVDNTINRVLEDMGFVPLPVDADDIVDEEFPMTESENDDGLEDEAVLMAIHSHGLQRNEGEPSGSSGGNLKEHEVREAEQPVVNYFCKGNSIGASHCACSLTQRVTDTVESLDPFHQRPVNRLWDQIQLDTDRYQELENMSHQLVDELKTTGNVMNRWCSDGGLFNALVHSESSSDSDSKGYEEDCSCDTKQNSLIRTEDDGEIIPVARIKGMIVQEPKTVSESLSSDSLVEVKIEEKTSSSSSPSSSSSSSLEHNDFLDKAVAVAIQKKGLSTFSCTDYG; from the coding sequence ATGGGAAGAACAAGTGATGAAGAGGGTGAGACATCAACTAGAACATGCAAATCAGATGACATTGATGACAGGCCCTTGAAAAAGGCTAGGTATGTGTGGCAAATCAAGGGAAAGTATCATTTGAAGAAGCCCGAAGAAGAAAAAAACTCTCCTTTTCTCTCTAAAGCAAAAGGAAGTGAAGAATGTTCCCGAGTTGCAGCCAATCCATGTGCTCATGTTGATTACCAGGATCATATTCCTGAGTATGATTATCAGTTATTAGGAACAAATAAAGTTGAGGAAATGGATGTGAAATTAGATGAGAATATTAGGATATCTGCAAGAGAAGACAGTTCAGCATCCATGATAAATCCTGCTGGAAATAAGGTAAATTTGAATCATAGTTCACAGGATGTACCTGTTGCTACAAGAGCTGAAATCAGTAGATTTTTTCGCAGTCATGTTGCGAGCACTTTACTGCTTAGAAAATGGCAAGCTAGACAAGTAGCCCGATGCTTTGTTGATAATACCATCAACAGAGTTCTTGAAGACATGGGCTTTGTCCCTCttcctgttgatgctgatgacatagtGGATGAAGAATTTCCAATGACAGAAAGTGAGAATGATGATGGTTTGGAAGATGAGGCAGTTCTTATGGCTATCCATAGTCATGGTTTGCAGAGAAATGAAGGAGAACCTAGTGGATCATCTGGCGGAAATTTGAAGGAACATGAGGTAAGGGAAGCAGAACAGCCAGTGGTTAATTACTTTTGCAAAGGAAATAGCATTGGTGCTAGTCATTGTGCATGCTCTCTTACACAGAGAGTAACTGATACTGTTGAGAGTCTCGATCCATTTCATCAAAGACCTGTCAACAGATTATGGGATCAAATACAGCTTGACACAGACAGGTACCAGGAATTGGAGAACATGAGTCATCAGTTAGTTGATGAGCTTAAGACTACTGGGAATGTAATGAATAGGTGGTGTAGTGATGGTGGCCTGTTTAATGCACTTGTTCACAGTGAGAGTAGTTCTGATAGTGACAGTAAAGGTTATGAAGAAGATTGTTCTTGCGATACTAAACAGAATAGTCTGATTAGGACAGAAGATGATGGTGAAATAATACCAGTTGCAAGAATCAAGGGAATGATTGTACAAGAACCAAAAACTGTGTCAGAATCATTATCAAGTGATTCTCTTGTTGAGGTTAAAATAGAAGAAAaaacttcatcttcatcatcaccatcatcatcatcatcatcatcattagaacaCAATGACTTTTTAGATAAAGCTGTAGCTGTTGCAATTCAGAAAAAGGGATTAAGTACTTTCAGTTGTACTGATTATGGGTAA
- the LOC136858582 gene encoding uncharacterized protein isoform X2 → MGRTSDEEGETSTRTCKSDDIDDRPLKKARYVWQIKGKYHLKKPEEEKNSPFLSKAKGSEECSRVAANPCAHVDYQDHIPEYDYQLLGTNKVEEMDVKLDENIRISAREDSSASMINPAGNKVNLNHSSQDVPVATRAEISRFFRSHVASTLLLRKWQARQVARCFVDNTINRVLEDMGFVPLPVDADDIVDEEFPMTESENDDGLEDEAVLMAIHSHGLQRNEGEPSGSSGGNLKEHECNKHVGCRHSSPAL, encoded by the coding sequence ATGGGAAGAACAAGTGATGAAGAGGGTGAGACATCAACTAGAACATGCAAATCAGATGACATTGATGACAGGCCCTTGAAAAAGGCTAGGTATGTGTGGCAAATCAAGGGAAAGTATCATTTGAAGAAGCCCGAAGAAGAAAAAAACTCTCCTTTTCTCTCTAAAGCAAAAGGAAGTGAAGAATGTTCCCGAGTTGCAGCCAATCCATGTGCTCATGTTGATTACCAGGATCATATTCCTGAGTATGATTATCAGTTATTAGGAACAAATAAAGTTGAGGAAATGGATGTGAAATTAGATGAGAATATTAGGATATCTGCAAGAGAAGACAGTTCAGCATCCATGATAAATCCTGCTGGAAATAAGGTAAATTTGAATCATAGTTCACAGGATGTACCTGTTGCTACAAGAGCTGAAATCAGTAGATTTTTTCGCAGTCATGTTGCGAGCACTTTACTGCTTAGAAAATGGCAAGCTAGACAAGTAGCCCGATGCTTTGTTGATAATACCATCAACAGAGTTCTTGAAGACATGGGCTTTGTCCCTCttcctgttgatgctgatgacatagtGGATGAAGAATTTCCAATGACAGAAAGTGAGAATGATGATGGTTTGGAAGATGAGGCAGTTCTTATGGCTATCCATAGTCATGGTTTGCAGAGAAATGAAGGAGAACCTAGTGGATCATCTGGCGGAAATTTGAAGGAACATGAG